A segment of the Synechococcus sp. CBW1002 genome:
ATGTCCTGGGAGGGGGTGATGATCGGCTCACCCGTGGCCGGCGAGAGGATGTTGTTGCTGGCCAGCATCAACATGCGAGCTTCCGTCTGGGCCTCAATCGCCAGGGGCACGTGCACAGCCATCTGGTCACCATCAAAGTCGGCGTTGAAGGCGGGGCAGACCAGCGGGTGCAACTGAATCGCACGCCCATCGACCAGCTTCGGCTCGAACGCCTGAATGCCGAGGCGGTGCAGGGTCGGGGCCCGGTTGAGCAGGATCGGATGGCCTTCGATCACCTCCTGAAGCACCTGCATCACCTCATCATCGGCGCGCGCAATCAGCTTCTTGGCAGCCTTGATGTTGTTGACGATGTTCTGACGGATCAGGCGATGGATCACGAACGGCTGAAACAGCTCGATCGCCATCTCCTTGGGCAGACCACACTGGTGCATCTTGAGCTTGGGGCCCACCACGATCACGGAACGACCGGAGTAGTCGACCCGCTTGCCGAGCAGGTTCTGACGGAAACGGCCCTGCTTGCCCTCGATGATGTCGCTCAGCGACTTCAGGGCACGGTTGTTGGCCCCCACCACGGTGCGGCCTCGGCGGCCGTTATCGATCAGAACATCAACGGCTTCCTGCAGCATCCGCTTTTCATTGCGGACGATGATCTCAGGAGCAAGGATCTCCTGCAGACGGCCTAACCGGTTGTTGCGGTTGATGACGCGACGATAGAGATCGTTCAGGTCGGAGGTAGCAAAGCGACCCCCATCGAGCTGCACCATCGGACGCAGATCGGGCGGGATCACTGGGATCACATCCAGCACCATCCAGTCGGGCTTGGCACCGGTGGCGATGAAGTTGTCGATCACGCGCAGACGCTTGATCAGTTTGGCCCGCTTCTGACCCTTGCTGGCGGCGATATCCTCGCGCAGCTGCTCAGCGATCACGGGCAGATCAAGGTCTTCGAGCAGCTGCTTGAGGGCCTCGGCGCCGATCCCCACCTGGGGCTCATTCTCGATCTCCGAATCCTCGGCGTAAATCTGATCTTCGATTTCAAGCCACTCATCCTCGGTGAGTAACTGCTTGTAGGTGAGATCCTTGTGATCGCCCTTGTCGAGCACCACGTAGCAGTTGAAGTAGACGATCTGCTCCACATCCCGCAGGGGCATGTCGAGCAGAATCGCCACGTAGCTGGGGATTCCCTTCAAATACCACACATGCGAGACGGGGGCCGCCAGCTTGATGAAGCCCATGCGATGACGCCGCACGCGGCTCTCGGTCACCTCGACACCGCAACGCTCGCAGACGATGCCGCGGTGCCGCACGCGCTTGTACTTGCCGCAGTGACACTCCCA
Coding sequences within it:
- a CDS encoding DNA-directed RNA polymerase subunit gamma is translated as MSNSNLRTENHFDYVKITLASPERIMQWGQRTLPNGQVVGEVTKPETINYRTLKPEMDGLFCEKIFGPSKDWECHCGKYKRVRHRGIVCERCGVEVTESRVRRHRMGFIKLAAPVSHVWYLKGIPSYVAILLDMPLRDVEQIVYFNCYVVLDKGDHKDLTYKQLLTEDEWLEIEDQIYAEDSEIENEPQVGIGAEALKQLLEDLDLPVIAEQLREDIAASKGQKRAKLIKRLRVIDNFIATGAKPDWMVLDVIPVIPPDLRPMVQLDGGRFATSDLNDLYRRVINRNNRLGRLQEILAPEIIVRNEKRMLQEAVDVLIDNGRRGRTVVGANNRALKSLSDIIEGKQGRFRQNLLGKRVDYSGRSVIVVGPKLKMHQCGLPKEMAIELFQPFVIHRLIRQNIVNNIKAAKKLIARADDEVMQVLQEVIEGHPILLNRAPTLHRLGIQAFEPKLVDGRAIQLHPLVCPAFNADFDGDQMAVHVPLAIEAQTEARMLMLASNNILSPATGEPIITPSQDMVLGAYYLTAVKPDYDKPAFGDRRRSFASLDDVIAAFEEKHLTLHDWVWVRFSGEVESDDEESAPLQEETLSDGTRIEQWKYRRDRFDEDGALISRYLLTTVGRVVINHTIIDAVAAA